One genomic window of Arachis hypogaea cultivar Tifrunner chromosome 8, arahy.Tifrunner.gnm2.J5K5, whole genome shotgun sequence includes the following:
- the LOC112706548 gene encoding linoleate 9S-lipoxygenase-4 isoform X2 has translation MFSGVTSLVNRGHKIKGTVVLMRKNVLDVNSLTSAQGLIGQGVGLVGSTIDNLTAFLGRSVSLHLISATKPDENWKGKVGKSTFLEGIISSLPTLGAGQSAFTIHFEWDDGEMGIPGAFYIKNFMQTEFFLLTLTLEDIPNHPNLKIHFVCNSWIYNAKNYKTDRIFFSNKTYLPGDTPAPLVKYREDELENLRGDGKGERKEYDRIYDYDVYNDLGNPDSNEKYARPVLGGSTLPYPRRGRTGRPPTNKDPKSEKRSDFVYLPRDEAFGHLKSSDFLTYGLKSVAQDVMPVLTDAFDANILTLEFDNFAEVDKLYTGGITLPTNFLSKFSPLPVLKEILRTDGEQFLKYPPPKVMQVNKSAWMTDEEFSRETLAGVNPNVIKSLEEFPPGSKLDSKVYGDHTSTMKKEHLEPNLGGLTVEQAIEKKKLFILDHHDYLIPYLRRINSSKTKAYATRTIFFLKDDGTLKPLAIELSKPHPQGEEHGPVSDVYLPAHEGVEGYIWVLAKAYVVVNDSCYHQLVSHWLNTHAVVEPFVIATNRHLSVVHPINKLLSPHYRDTMNINSLARKALINADGIIEQTFLWGRYALEMSAVLYKDWVFLDQALPNDLIKR, from the exons ATGTTTTCGGGGGTGACAAGTCTGGTGAACAGGGGACACAAGATTAAGGGCACGGTGGTGCTGATGCGCAAGAACGTCCTTGACGTCAACTCCCTTACCAGCGCTCAGGGACTCATCGGTCAAGGCGTCGGCCTCGTCGGCTCAACCATCGATAATCTCACTGCCTTCTTGGGCCGCTCTGTCTCCCTCCACCTCATTAGTGCCACCAAACCAGATG AGAATTGGAAGGGCAAAGTTGGAAAGAGTACGTTTTTGGAAGGTATAATATCTTCGTTGCCAACATTGGGAGCAGGGCAATCTGCCTTCACCATTCATTTCGAATGGGATGATGGTGAGATGGGAATTCCAGGAGCATTTTACATCAAGAATTTCATGCAAACCGAGTTCTTCCTCCTCACTTTGACTCTTGAAGACATTCCAAACCATCCAAATCTCAAAATCCACTTTGTTTGCAACTCCTGGATTTATAATGCTAAAAACTACAAAACCGATCGTATTTTCTTTTCCaacaag ACATATCTTCCAGGTGACACGCCAGCACCACTTGTAAAGTACAGGGAAGATGAATTGGAGAATTTAAGAGGAGATGGAAAAGGAGAGCGCAAAGAATATGATAGGATCTATGATTATGATGTTTACAATGATTTGGGGAATCCAGATAGCAATGAAAAATATGCTCGCCCTGTTCTTGGAGGATCTACTTTACCTTACCCTCGTAGAGGAAGAACAGGAAGGCCACCTACTAACAAAG ATCCTAAGAGTGAGAAACGGAGCGATTTTGTTTACCTACCAAGGGACGAAGCATTTGGTCACTTGAAGTCATCAGATTTTCTAACTTATGGACTAAAATCTGTAGCCCAAGATGTGATGCCTGTTCTCACAGATGCATTTGATGCAAATATCTTAACTCTTGAGTTTGATAATTTTGCTGAAGTGGATAAACTCTATACGGGTGGAATTACACTACCTACAAACTTTCTCAGCAAATTTTCCCCTTTGCCAGTACTCAAGGAAATTCTACGAACAGATGGTGAACAATTCCTTAAATATCCACCACCCAAAGTCATGCAag TGAATAAATCTGCATGGATGACTGATGAAGAATTTTCTAGAGAAACACTTGCTGGTGTAAATCCTAATGTCATTAAGAGTCTTGAG GAGTTTCCACCAGGTAGCAAGCTAGATAGTAAAGTCTATGGTGATCATACTAGTACAATGAAAAAAGAACATTTAGAGCCTAACTTAGGAGGGCTTACTGTAGAACAG GctattgagaagaagaaattgtTCATTCTCGATCACCATGACTATCTGATTCCATATTTGAGAAGAATAAATTCAAGCAAGACAAAGGCCTATGCTACAAGGACTATTTTCTTCTTGAAAGATGATGGAACTTTAAAGCCACTGGCCATTGAGTTAAGCAAGCCACATCCTCAAGGAGAAGAGCATGGTCCTGTGAGTGATGTCTATCTACCAGCACATGAAGGAGTTGAAGGTTATATTTGGGTACTGGCCAAGGCATATGTTGTTGTAAATGACTCATGCTATCACCAACTTGTTAGTCATTG GTTAAACACTCATGCAGTTGTTGAACCATTTGTGATAGCAACAAATAGGCATCTGAGTGTGGTTCACCCCATTAATAAACTACTTTCCCCACACTACCGTGACACCATGAATATAAATTCACTTGCTCGGAAAGCCTTGATTAATGCAGATGGTATTATAGAACAAACATTCTTGTGGGGTAGATATGCTTTGGAAATGTCTGCTGTACTCTATAAGGATTGGGTTTTTCTAGATCAAGCATTACCTAATGATCTCATCAAGAG ATAG
- the LOC112706548 gene encoding linoleate 9S-lipoxygenase-4 isoform X1, whose product MFSGVTSLVNRGHKIKGTVVLMRKNVLDVNSLTSAQGLIGQGVGLVGSTIDNLTAFLGRSVSLHLISATKPDENWKGKVGKSTFLEGIISSLPTLGAGQSAFTIHFEWDDGEMGIPGAFYIKNFMQTEFFLLTLTLEDIPNHPNLKIHFVCNSWIYNAKNYKTDRIFFSNKTYLPGDTPAPLVKYREDELENLRGDGKGERKEYDRIYDYDVYNDLGNPDSNEKYARPVLGGSTLPYPRRGRTGRPPTNKDPKSEKRSDFVYLPRDEAFGHLKSSDFLTYGLKSVAQDVMPVLTDAFDANILTLEFDNFAEVDKLYTGGITLPTNFLSKFSPLPVLKEILRTDGEQFLKYPPPKVMQVNKSAWMTDEEFSRETLAGVNPNVIKSLEEFPPGSKLDSKVYGDHTSTMKKEHLEPNLGGLTVEQAIEKKKLFILDHHDYLIPYLRRINSSKTKAYATRTIFFLKDDGTLKPLAIELSKPHPQGEEHGPVSDVYLPAHEGVEGYIWVLAKAYVVVNDSCYHQLVSHWLNTHAVVEPFVIATNRHLSVVHPINKLLSPHYRDTMNINSLARKALINADGIIEQTFLWGRYALEMSAVLYKDWVFLDQALPNDLIKRSQEFLIIDYYHRIE is encoded by the exons ATGTTTTCGGGGGTGACAAGTCTGGTGAACAGGGGACACAAGATTAAGGGCACGGTGGTGCTGATGCGCAAGAACGTCCTTGACGTCAACTCCCTTACCAGCGCTCAGGGACTCATCGGTCAAGGCGTCGGCCTCGTCGGCTCAACCATCGATAATCTCACTGCCTTCTTGGGCCGCTCTGTCTCCCTCCACCTCATTAGTGCCACCAAACCAGATG AGAATTGGAAGGGCAAAGTTGGAAAGAGTACGTTTTTGGAAGGTATAATATCTTCGTTGCCAACATTGGGAGCAGGGCAATCTGCCTTCACCATTCATTTCGAATGGGATGATGGTGAGATGGGAATTCCAGGAGCATTTTACATCAAGAATTTCATGCAAACCGAGTTCTTCCTCCTCACTTTGACTCTTGAAGACATTCCAAACCATCCAAATCTCAAAATCCACTTTGTTTGCAACTCCTGGATTTATAATGCTAAAAACTACAAAACCGATCGTATTTTCTTTTCCaacaag ACATATCTTCCAGGTGACACGCCAGCACCACTTGTAAAGTACAGGGAAGATGAATTGGAGAATTTAAGAGGAGATGGAAAAGGAGAGCGCAAAGAATATGATAGGATCTATGATTATGATGTTTACAATGATTTGGGGAATCCAGATAGCAATGAAAAATATGCTCGCCCTGTTCTTGGAGGATCTACTTTACCTTACCCTCGTAGAGGAAGAACAGGAAGGCCACCTACTAACAAAG ATCCTAAGAGTGAGAAACGGAGCGATTTTGTTTACCTACCAAGGGACGAAGCATTTGGTCACTTGAAGTCATCAGATTTTCTAACTTATGGACTAAAATCTGTAGCCCAAGATGTGATGCCTGTTCTCACAGATGCATTTGATGCAAATATCTTAACTCTTGAGTTTGATAATTTTGCTGAAGTGGATAAACTCTATACGGGTGGAATTACACTACCTACAAACTTTCTCAGCAAATTTTCCCCTTTGCCAGTACTCAAGGAAATTCTACGAACAGATGGTGAACAATTCCTTAAATATCCACCACCCAAAGTCATGCAag TGAATAAATCTGCATGGATGACTGATGAAGAATTTTCTAGAGAAACACTTGCTGGTGTAAATCCTAATGTCATTAAGAGTCTTGAG GAGTTTCCACCAGGTAGCAAGCTAGATAGTAAAGTCTATGGTGATCATACTAGTACAATGAAAAAAGAACATTTAGAGCCTAACTTAGGAGGGCTTACTGTAGAACAG GctattgagaagaagaaattgtTCATTCTCGATCACCATGACTATCTGATTCCATATTTGAGAAGAATAAATTCAAGCAAGACAAAGGCCTATGCTACAAGGACTATTTTCTTCTTGAAAGATGATGGAACTTTAAAGCCACTGGCCATTGAGTTAAGCAAGCCACATCCTCAAGGAGAAGAGCATGGTCCTGTGAGTGATGTCTATCTACCAGCACATGAAGGAGTTGAAGGTTATATTTGGGTACTGGCCAAGGCATATGTTGTTGTAAATGACTCATGCTATCACCAACTTGTTAGTCATTG GTTAAACACTCATGCAGTTGTTGAACCATTTGTGATAGCAACAAATAGGCATCTGAGTGTGGTTCACCCCATTAATAAACTACTTTCCCCACACTACCGTGACACCATGAATATAAATTCACTTGCTCGGAAAGCCTTGATTAATGCAGATGGTATTATAGAACAAACATTCTTGTGGGGTAGATATGCTTTGGAAATGTCTGCTGTACTCTATAAGGATTGGGTTTTTCTAGATCAAGCATTACCTAATGATCTCATCAAGAG